ATTGCGCATGAGCGCGCCCGCCCCCAATGCACTGGCGGTGTTGCGCCACCGCGACTTTGCCTGCTACCTCGCCGCGCGGCTGATCGTCACGCTCGCCATGCAGATGGTGAACGTGGCCATCGGCTGGCAGGTGTACGACCTCACCGGCAACATGCTGGACCTGGGCCTCGTCGGCCTCGCCCAGTTCGCGCCCTTCCTGGTGCTGATCCTGCCCGCGGGCCAGATCGCCGACCGCTACGATCGCACCCGCGTGCTGCAGGTGAGCTTCGTACTGCAAGCAGCCACCGCGCTCGCGCTGTGGCTTTTCAGCGCACACGGCCTGACGGTGGTATGGCCGGTATTCGCGGTGCTGGTGCTGGCCGGTTGCGCCCGTGCGCTGGCCATGCCGGCTGGCCAGGCCATCGTGATGAACCTGGTACCGGCAGCGGACTTCAGCCGCGCCACCGCGATCAGCTCATCGAGCTTTCATGCGGCGGTGATCGCCGGCCCGGTGCTGGGCGGTCTGCTCTACTTGGCCGGCGCCGCGGTGGTCTACGCCACCGCCACCGCCTTGCTGATCGCCTCGGTGCTGCTGATGCTGCGGGTGCGCGCCAGCCAGAACACGCAGCGCACGCCGCTGTCGCTGTCCGGCGTGCTGGAAGGCTTTCGCTTCGTGCGCTCGCGGCCGGTGGTGCTCGGCGCGATCTCGCTCGATCTGTTTGCCGTGCTGTTCGGCGGCGTGACCGCGCTGCTGCCGGTGTTCGCGCGCGACGTGCTGGCGGTAGGCCCCACCGGGCTCGGGCTGCTGCGTACCGCGCCGGCGGTCGGTGCCGCCGTCACCTCGCTGCTGCTGGCGGCCTGGCCGATCACCCGTCATGCCGGGCGCTGGATGTTCGGCGGCGTGGCGCTCTACGGCATCGCCACCATCACCTTCGGCCTGTCGACGAGCCTGGCGTTGTCGGTGTGCGCGCTGGCGCTGACCGGTGCCGGCGACATGGTCAGCGTGTTCGTGCGCCACCTCCTGGTGCAGCTGGAAACACCCGATGCAATCCGCGGCCGCGTCAGCGCGGTCAACGCGGTATTCATCGGCGCCTCCAACGAGCTGGGTGAATTCGAATCGGGCTTGGCGGCCGCCTGGCTGGGTGCCGTGCGCGCCACCGTCATCGGCGGCGCGGCCACACTGCTGGTTACCGGGCTGTGGACCCGCCTGTTCCCGCCGCTGGCGCGCATGGACCGCTTCCCCGAACCGGTGCGCACGCTCGATCCCGCCCCGGCCACCCCATCCGACCTTGCCGCGGAGCCTGCCCGATGAAGCCGCTGATCGCCCTTCTCACTGCACTGCTCACCGCCTGCAGCGCCGCCCCGCCTGTTGCCCCGGCCGGTGATTACCGCGGTGACGGCTTTGTCGTTGCAGCGCCTTCGAGTTCCGGCTGGCGCGTCGGCAGCGCCACCGCTGATGCAGTGGTATTCCACAAGCGCTTTGCCGGCAGCAGCGGCAACGATGCGGTGCTGGTGTCGGCCGGGGTGCTGGCCGACCTGTCCGCACCGGCCCCGGCGGCAAGCGCCCTTGCGGACAGCACGCGCCGGCTGCTGCAGACGCGGCTATCGGACCTGCGCTTCGAGCTGATCGACCTCAAGGTCAGCGAAGGCACGCTGGCCGACGCCCCTTGCGCACGCTACGACGCGGTGCAGGTCGAGCGCTACGACCCCGACAGCACCGAGCCGCGCCGCGAGTACGCGCACACCGGCTGGTTCTGCCTGCTGCCGGGTGGTCAGCACTGGCGCCAGGCCTACGCCACATCGGTCTATCCCCGCATCCAGGGCCCGCCGGTCTCGTCGGCACCGCGCGACGAGATCGCCGCCTTCTTTGCCGGCATCCGCTGGAATCCACCCTCCCGATAATCAGGCGCCCACGCCGCAGGAACACCATGTCGTCACCCTCCCCCCACGCCACGCCGGCGGTGCAGCAGCGCGCCCCCGGCACACCGGCGCTGCCGCATACGCCATTTCGCTTCATCTGGTTTTTCGTCAAGCAGTTCCGCTGGTGGTACGCCTCCATGCTCACCGCCGAAACACTGAACGCCAGTTGCGGCATCCTCATTCCCTATGCGCTGTCGCGCATCATCAAGGCGGTGACCACCGCGCAGGAGCAATCGCTGGCGCTGATCGATGCGCTGCATGTGCCGCTCGCCATCTTCTTCGCCTTCTCGATCGGCGAAGTGCTGTTCGGCCGGCTGGCCGGCGGCATCCAGATCCGGCTGGGGCCGCGCCAGCGCCAGAACGTGACCCGCCACGTCTACCACTACCTGCAGCATCACTCACACCGCTACCTGACCAACAACTTTGCCGGTGCGCTGGCGCATCGCATCAGCGAAACTTCGATGGGCGTGACGCAGACGCTGTGGTCACTGATCACCGAGTTCTGGCCGATCTTCATCGTGTTCAGCGTCTCCATCGTGTTGCTGTACGGCGCGCACCCGTCGCTCGCTGCCTTCGTGCTGATCTGGGCGGTGCTGTTCATCGGCATCTCCTACGCGCTGGCCCGCCGTGCGCAGCCGTATGCCTTCCGCGCCTCGAACGCGCGTAGCGACACCACCGGCCAGATCGTCGATTCGGTGACCAACCTCGCCAGCGCCCGGCTGTTCGCCAGGCTCGGTTACGAGCGCACGCTGCTCGACGAAACGCTGAAACGCGAGCTGAAGGCGGTACGCACCTCCAACGGCTATTCGGAGCGAGTGCGCTGGTTCCAGTTCTCCGCCGCCGCCGTGCTCAAGATCGGCACGCTCTACTACGCGTTGCAGCTGTGGGGGCGCGGTGAGATCGGCGTGGCCGAATTCGTGATGGCGGTGAGCCTGGCACTCCTGATCATCAACGAAGCGCGCAACCTGTCGCGCCGTTTCCTGGAATTCTTCGAATTCATCGGCAACGTGGCGAACGGCGTGCACACCATCGTGCGCGACCACGAACTGGTGGACCAGCCGGGCGCCAGCGCCCCCCCCATCCGCCAGGGCGGCATCGCGTTCGAGCAGGTGCATTTCGGCTACGGCCGGGAAAAGCCGGT
This region of Chitinolyticbacter meiyuanensis genomic DNA includes:
- a CDS encoding ABC transporter ATP-binding protein, which encodes MSSPSPHATPAVQQRAPGTPALPHTPFRFIWFFVKQFRWWYASMLTAETLNASCGILIPYALSRIIKAVTTAQEQSLALIDALHVPLAIFFAFSIGEVLFGRLAGGIQIRLGPRQRQNVTRHVYHYLQHHSHRYLTNNFAGALAHRISETSMGVTQTLWSLITEFWPIFIVFSVSIVLLYGAHPSLAAFVLIWAVLFIGISYALARRAQPYAFRASNARSDTTGQIVDSVTNLASARLFARLGYERTLLDETLKRELKAVRTSNGYSERVRWFQFSAAAVLKIGTLYYALQLWGRGEIGVAEFVMAVSLALLIINEARNLSRRFLEFFEFIGNVANGVHTIVRDHELVDQPGASAPPIRQGGIAFEQVHFGYGREKPVFQGLDLTIPAGQRVGLVGFSGSGKSTFVSTLLRLYDLNSGRILIDGIDIRTLTQDALHAQIGLIPQDPTLFHRSLRENIRYGRLEASDADVEDAARKAHAHDFIGQLGEGYDAMVGERGVKLSGGQRQRIAIARVILKDAPILILDEATSSLDSITERAIQETLDEVMKGKTVLVVAHRLSTIAHLDRILVFDNGRIIEDGSHAELLARRGAYWRLWSKQSDGFLPESLDGEPKARLEAVPAGSATPVANTPEPEADEETERKPRIDPDVSFA
- a CDS encoding MFS transporter; this encodes MSAPAPNALAVLRHRDFACYLAARLIVTLAMQMVNVAIGWQVYDLTGNMLDLGLVGLAQFAPFLVLILPAGQIADRYDRTRVLQVSFVLQAATALALWLFSAHGLTVVWPVFAVLVLAGCARALAMPAGQAIVMNLVPAADFSRATAISSSSFHAAVIAGPVLGGLLYLAGAAVVYATATALLIASVLLMLRVRASQNTQRTPLSLSGVLEGFRFVRSRPVVLGAISLDLFAVLFGGVTALLPVFARDVLAVGPTGLGLLRTAPAVGAAVTSLLLAAWPITRHAGRWMFGGVALYGIATITFGLSTSLALSVCALALTGAGDMVSVFVRHLLVQLETPDAIRGRVSAVNAVFIGASNELGEFESGLAAAWLGAVRATVIGGAATLLVTGLWTRLFPPLARMDRFPEPVRTLDPAPATPSDLAAEPAR